One genomic region from Actinocatenispora thailandica encodes:
- a CDS encoding GNAT family N-acetyltransferase, with the protein MGVEIEVVGTVSGEVTEAFRRLLPQLSRSAAPPDAAALQALADHPANQLLVARVDGRILGTLTLVTFPIPTGIRAWIEDVVVDGAARGHGVGAALVTEAVALARAAGARTVDLTSRPSREAANRLYRRLGFTERATNNYRITT; encoded by the coding sequence ATGGGCGTCGAGATCGAGGTGGTCGGTACCGTCTCCGGTGAGGTCACCGAGGCGTTCCGCCGGCTGCTACCGCAACTGTCCAGGTCGGCCGCCCCGCCGGACGCCGCCGCGCTGCAGGCGCTCGCCGACCATCCGGCGAACCAGCTGCTCGTCGCGCGCGTCGACGGCCGGATCCTCGGCACCCTGACGCTCGTCACGTTCCCGATCCCGACCGGGATACGGGCCTGGATCGAGGACGTGGTGGTGGACGGCGCCGCCCGCGGGCACGGTGTCGGCGCGGCGCTGGTCACCGAGGCGGTGGCGCTGGCCCGCGCCGCCGGCGCCCGTACCGTCGACCTGACCTCACGACCGTCCCGGGAGGCCGCGAACCGGCTCTACCGCCGGCTCGGGTTCACCGAACGCGCCACCAACAACTACCGCATCACCACCTGA
- a CDS encoding alpha/beta hydrolase, with translation MTAVRWAADAVADGVLERGFEVAGVPGVVWLPERAVAPVPLVLLGHGGSGHKRAPRQVRLGRWFAGTAGVAAAAIDGPYHGDRAGGRFDVARYQARMVAAGMERVVGGMVADWQAAREAVTALAAVDADRVGYLGLSMGTRFGLPFVAAAGELVRCAVLGKFGLRHPDQLPAGLAAGPRLAADAARLRVPVLYHVQWDDELFDRAGQFELFDRLGSPDKQLIAFPGGHATASEAAIAAWCEFLVRHLREPA, from the coding sequence GTGACGGCGGTGCGGTGGGCGGCGGATGCGGTCGCGGACGGGGTGCTGGAGCGCGGGTTCGAGGTGGCGGGGGTGCCCGGGGTGGTGTGGCTGCCGGAACGGGCGGTGGCGCCGGTTCCGTTGGTACTGCTCGGGCACGGCGGCAGCGGGCACAAGCGGGCGCCGCGGCAGGTCCGGCTCGGCCGCTGGTTCGCCGGTACCGCGGGAGTCGCGGCGGCCGCGATCGACGGCCCGTATCACGGGGACCGGGCCGGCGGGCGGTTCGACGTGGCGCGGTACCAGGCGCGGATGGTGGCGGCCGGGATGGAGCGCGTCGTCGGCGGCATGGTCGCCGACTGGCAGGCGGCCCGGGAGGCGGTGACGGCGCTGGCCGCGGTCGATGCGGACCGGGTCGGTTACCTGGGGCTGTCGATGGGGACCCGGTTCGGACTGCCGTTCGTGGCCGCCGCCGGTGAGCTGGTGCGGTGCGCGGTACTCGGCAAGTTCGGGCTGCGCCACCCGGATCAGCTGCCGGCCGGGTTGGCCGCCGGTCCGCGGCTCGCCGCGGATGCGGCCCGGCTGCGGGTACCGGTGCTGTACCACGTGCAGTGGGACGACGAGCTGTTCGATCGCGCCGGGCAGTTCGAGCTGTTCGATCGGTTGGGATCGCCGGACAAGCAGCTGATCGCGTTCCCGGGCGGGCACGCGACGGCCAGCGAGGCGGCGATCGCCGCCTGGTGCGAGTTCCTGGTTCGGCACCTGCGCGAGCCGGCCTGA
- a CDS encoding GNAT family N-acetyltransferase, whose protein sequence is MPTLELLRADHAAALLLFERQNRAYFAASIPDRGDAFFTDFDALLAERLAEQDAGTCRFHLLVDDDGSVLGRFNLVDIADGEAELGYRMAEHATGRGLATAAVADVCVRAATEYGLSGLRARATVANAASRVVLTRNAFTPTGETELNGKPALTYARRLAA, encoded by the coding sequence ATGCCCACGCTGGAACTGCTCCGTGCCGACCACGCAGCGGCCCTGCTCCTGTTCGAACGCCAGAACCGGGCGTACTTCGCCGCGTCGATCCCGGACCGCGGCGACGCCTTCTTCACCGACTTCGACGCCCTGCTCGCCGAACGGCTTGCCGAACAGGACGCCGGTACCTGCCGTTTCCATCTGCTCGTCGACGACGACGGCTCGGTGCTCGGCCGGTTCAACCTGGTCGACATCGCCGACGGCGAGGCCGAACTGGGGTACCGGATGGCCGAGCACGCCACCGGCCGCGGCCTCGCCACCGCCGCGGTGGCCGACGTGTGCGTCCGCGCGGCCACCGAGTACGGCCTGTCCGGGCTGCGCGCCCGCGCCACCGTGGCCAACGCCGCGTCCCGCGTCGTCCTCACCCGCAACGCGTTCACTCCGACCGGCGAGACCGAGCTGAACGGCAAGCCGGCCCTGACGTACGCCCGCCGCCTGGCCGCCTGA
- a CDS encoding metallophosphoesterase: MILPPPVRAGAASEGPAAPTSELSPGANGSPCPDLYSCDMRTRTKLLAAGVLTAGAATLAYASLIERNRFTLRRYDVPVLAPDAEPLRVLQISDLHMMPDQRRKQDWTAGLAALDPDLVLLTGDNMAHPGSLPGVLRALQPLLTTAPGAFVFGSNDYQGPILKNPFTYFNPNRVYRQGVHLPVEDLRDVLAAHGWVDLNNARSVLKAGGRTVQLVGVDDPHIERDDYAAVAGDADRVADVHIGLTHSPEPRVLDPMSDDGFELIVAGHTHGGQVRMPGVGALVTNCGLDRRRARGLHRYGASWLHVSAGLGTSPYAPVRFACPPEATLLTLVPRS, encoded by the coding sequence ATGATCCTCCCGCCCCCGGTACGGGCCGGTGCCGCATCGGAGGGGCCCGCCGCGCCGACCTCGGAGCTGTCGCCGGGCGCCAACGGTTCTCCCTGCCCAGACCTCTACAGTTGCGACATGCGGACCCGGACCAAGCTGCTCGCCGCCGGTGTGCTCACCGCGGGCGCGGCCACCCTCGCGTACGCCAGCCTGATCGAGCGCAACCGTTTCACGCTGCGCCGCTACGACGTGCCGGTGCTCGCGCCGGACGCCGAGCCGCTGCGGGTACTGCAGATCTCCGACCTGCACATGATGCCGGACCAGCGGCGCAAGCAGGACTGGACCGCCGGCCTCGCCGCGCTCGACCCCGACCTGGTCCTGCTCACCGGCGACAACATGGCCCACCCGGGCTCGCTGCCCGGCGTGCTGCGGGCGCTGCAGCCGCTGCTGACCACCGCACCGGGCGCGTTCGTCTTCGGCTCCAACGACTACCAGGGGCCGATCCTGAAGAACCCGTTCACCTATTTCAACCCGAATCGGGTGTACCGGCAGGGTGTGCACCTGCCCGTCGAGGACCTGCGCGACGTGCTCGCCGCGCACGGCTGGGTCGACCTGAACAACGCCCGCAGCGTACTCAAGGCCGGTGGCCGCACCGTCCAGCTCGTCGGCGTCGACGACCCGCACATCGAACGTGACGACTACGCCGCGGTCGCCGGCGACGCCGACCGGGTCGCCGACGTACATATCGGGCTGACCCACTCGCCGGAGCCGCGGGTGCTCGACCCGATGTCCGACGACGGCTTCGAACTCATCGTCGCCGGCCACACCCACGGCGGCCAGGTCCGGATGCCCGGCGTCGGCGCCCTCGTCACCAACTGCGGCCTGGACCGCCGGCGCGCCCGTGGCCTGCACCGGTACGGCGCCTCCTGGCTGCACGTGTCCGCCGGCCTGGGCACCAGCCCGTACGCCCCGGTGCGGTTCGCCTGCCCGCCGGAAGCGACACTGCTCACCCTGGTACCCCGGTCCTGA
- a CDS encoding GatB/YqeY domain-containing protein, translated as MSSLNERLRADMTAAMKAKDGLTRDTLRMALTAVRTAETSGTTATELSDDEVLAVLTKEAKKRREAAEAFDGAGRTESAQRERDEAKVLARYLPAELSDADLTELVAAELAAGGFTEPRQMGQAMKQIQPKVAGRADGKRVAAEVKRQLAAG; from the coding sequence ATGAGTTCTCTGAACGAACGGTTGCGCGCGGACATGACCGCGGCGATGAAGGCCAAGGACGGGCTGACCCGGGACACGCTGCGGATGGCGCTGACCGCGGTACGCACCGCCGAGACGTCCGGGACGACGGCGACCGAGCTGTCCGACGACGAGGTGCTGGCGGTGCTGACCAAGGAGGCGAAGAAGCGCCGGGAGGCGGCGGAGGCGTTCGACGGTGCCGGCCGGACCGAGTCGGCGCAGCGGGAGCGGGACGAGGCGAAGGTGCTGGCCCGCTACCTGCCGGCGGAGCTGTCCGACGCCGACCTGACCGAGCTGGTCGCCGCCGAGCTCGCCGCGGGAGGCTTCACCGAGCCGCGCCAGATGGGGCAGGCGATGAAGCAGATCCAGCCGAAGGTCGCCGGCCGGGCCGACGGGAAGCGGGTGGCCGCCGAGGTGAAACGGCAGCTCGCCGCCGGCTGA
- a CDS encoding WhiB family transcriptional regulator — protein sequence MGLNAEWATSAACRDGDPDALFVQGAEQNIAKRVCRSCPVRFECLADALDNRIEFGVWGGMTERERRALLRRHPQIRSWRAVFETALKNQRTPVTAALAG from the coding sequence ATGGGGCTGAACGCCGAATGGGCAACAAGTGCCGCGTGCCGGGATGGGGACCCGGACGCACTGTTCGTACAGGGAGCGGAACAGAACATCGCCAAGCGAGTTTGTCGGTCGTGCCCGGTCCGGTTCGAGTGTCTCGCAGACGCGCTCGACAACCGTATCGAGTTCGGCGTGTGGGGCGGCATGACGGAACGGGAACGCCGGGCGCTACTGCGTCGGCACCCGCAGATCCGAAGCTGGCGGGCAGTCTTCGAGACGGCGTTGAAGAACCAGCGGACGCCGGTCACCGCGGCATTGGCCGGCTGA
- a CDS encoding ArsA family ATPase — protein MTAVDDVLSGRPAASPTLDVDAIIGDPSVRIVVCCGSGGVGKTTTAAALGLRAAEQGRRTVVLTIDPARRLAQSMGLTELSNTPREVAGVDTGNGGALFAMMLDMKRTFDEVVLAHTDPAKAQEIFANPFYQAMSSTFAGTQEYMAMEKLGQLRATDEWDLIVVDTPPSRSALDFLDAPQHLAKFLDGRMLRMLLVPARNGGRSVLRLMTASFSLVGRAFMKVLGTELISDVSTFVSSLDSTFGGFRQRAERTYRVLQHRETAFLLVAAPEPDAIREATYFAERLSADRMPLSGLVLNRVHQVAAAQLSTDRSLGAAESLTAAAESPQTAAALRIHAGLRRRVARERSVAERFALAHPQVPLSAVPAQPADVHDLDGLRAVGAALGDAH, from the coding sequence ATGACCGCGGTCGACGACGTGCTGTCCGGCCGGCCGGCCGCCTCGCCCACCCTCGACGTGGACGCGATCATCGGCGACCCGTCGGTTCGGATCGTGGTGTGCTGCGGTTCCGGCGGGGTGGGCAAGACGACCACCGCCGCGGCGCTCGGGCTGCGCGCCGCCGAGCAGGGCCGCCGGACGGTCGTGTTGACGATCGACCCGGCCCGCCGGCTGGCGCAGTCGATGGGGCTGACCGAGCTGTCCAACACCCCGCGCGAGGTGGCCGGGGTCGACACCGGCAACGGCGGTGCGCTGTTCGCGATGATGCTGGACATGAAGCGCACCTTCGACGAGGTGGTGCTCGCGCACACCGACCCGGCGAAGGCGCAGGAGATCTTCGCGAACCCCTTCTACCAGGCCATGTCGTCGACCTTCGCCGGCACCCAGGAGTACATGGCGATGGAGAAGCTGGGGCAGCTGCGGGCCACCGACGAGTGGGACCTGATCGTGGTGGACACCCCGCCGTCCCGGTCCGCGCTGGACTTCCTGGACGCGCCGCAGCACCTGGCCAAGTTCCTGGACGGCCGGATGCTGCGGATGCTGCTGGTCCCGGCCCGAAACGGTGGCCGCTCCGTGCTGCGGCTGATGACCGCCTCGTTCTCGCTGGTCGGCCGGGCGTTCATGAAGGTGCTCGGCACCGAGCTGATCTCGGACGTGTCGACGTTCGTGTCCTCGCTCGACTCGACGTTCGGCGGGTTCCGCCAGCGCGCCGAGCGCACCTACCGGGTGCTGCAGCACCGTGAGACGGCGTTCCTGCTGGTCGCCGCGCCGGAGCCGGACGCGATCCGGGAGGCGACGTACTTCGCGGAGCGGTTGTCCGCCGACCGGATGCCGCTGTCCGGCCTGGTGCTGAACCGAGTGCACCAGGTGGCGGCGGCGCAGCTGTCCACCGACCGCAGCCTCGGCGCCGCCGAGTCGCTGACCGCCGCCGCCGAGTCGCCGCAGACCGCGGCCGCGCTGCGGATCCATGCCGGGCTGCGCCGCCGGGTGGCCCGGGAGCGGTCCGTCGCCGAACGCTTCGCGCTGGCGCATCCGCAGGTACCGCTGTCGGCGGTGCCGGCACAACCGGCGGACGTGCACGACCTGGACGGGCTGCGCGCGGTCGGCGCCGCCCTCGGCGACGCGCACTGA
- a CDS encoding ArsA-related P-loop ATPase: MPRPADNAGPADPSAWPRARLHVVTGKGGTGKTTVAGALALALAADGRRTLIVEVEGRQGLAQLFDTPPLPYAERRVAVAPGGGEVRALAVDAEEALLDYLDMFYRLGTAGRALKRLGAIDFATTIAPGLRDVLLTGKVKEAVTRTEQGRRARGRTYDAVVLDAPPTGRIARFLNVTAETAKLAKVGPIKTQSEGVAAILRSPLTAVHVVTLLEEMPVQETADATAELAELGMSVGSVIVNETRPALLDGAKVTQAELRRGLTTAGLPADRATVAGLAAEVAEYRSRLDLERRLRDELARLDRLMLELPLLPDGIDVSALYSLAETLTKQGVVAA; the protein is encoded by the coding sequence GTGCCGCGACCAGCCGACAACGCCGGGCCGGCCGATCCGTCGGCCTGGCCCCGTGCCCGACTGCACGTCGTCACCGGCAAGGGCGGGACGGGCAAGACCACGGTCGCCGGGGCCCTCGCGCTGGCGCTCGCCGCCGACGGCCGCCGCACCCTGATCGTCGAGGTCGAGGGGCGCCAGGGCCTCGCCCAGCTGTTCGACACACCCCCGCTGCCCTACGCGGAGCGCCGCGTCGCGGTCGCGCCGGGCGGTGGCGAGGTGCGCGCGCTCGCGGTGGACGCCGAGGAGGCGCTGCTCGACTACCTCGACATGTTCTACCGGCTGGGCACCGCCGGCCGGGCGCTGAAGCGGCTCGGCGCCATCGACTTCGCCACCACCATCGCGCCGGGCCTGCGTGACGTGCTGCTCACCGGCAAGGTGAAGGAGGCGGTCACCCGCACCGAGCAGGGCCGCCGGGCGCGCGGCCGGACGTACGACGCGGTGGTGCTGGACGCCCCGCCCACCGGCCGGATCGCCCGGTTCCTCAACGTCACGGCGGAGACGGCGAAGCTCGCCAAGGTCGGCCCGATCAAGACGCAGAGCGAGGGCGTCGCGGCGATCCTGCGGTCCCCGCTGACCGCGGTGCACGTGGTCACCCTGCTGGAGGAGATGCCGGTCCAGGAGACCGCGGACGCCACCGCCGAGCTCGCCGAGCTGGGCATGTCGGTCGGCTCGGTCATCGTGAACGAGACCCGCCCGGCGCTGCTCGACGGCGCCAAGGTGACCCAGGCGGAGCTGCGCCGCGGGTTGACCACCGCGGGGCTGCCGGCGGACCGGGCCACGGTGGCCGGCCTGGCCGCCGAGGTCGCCGAGTACCGGTCGCGGCTCGATCTGGAGCGCCGGCTGCGCGACGAGCTGGCGAGGCTCGACCGGCTGATGCTGGAGCTGCCGCTGCTGCCCGACGGTATCGACGTCTCCGCGCTGTACTCGCTGGCCGAAACGCTGACCAAGCAGGGGGTGGTGGCGGCATGA
- a CDS encoding MerR family transcriptional regulator, which produces MLIGEVARRVGVSKDTVRLYERLGLVRGSRLPNGYRDFPAEAVTWLGYVRTAQALGFTLAEISRHADTLSPAPSDAPAVSELVAAKLRLIDARIAELAALRAELAGRVGTDCPMRPIPRPPGGSARSGGPACPTA; this is translated from the coding sequence GTGCTGATCGGTGAGGTGGCCCGGCGGGTCGGGGTCAGCAAGGACACCGTCCGGCTCTACGAGCGGCTCGGGCTGGTGCGCGGCAGCCGGCTACCCAACGGGTACCGGGACTTCCCGGCCGAGGCGGTGACCTGGCTCGGTTACGTACGCACCGCGCAGGCGCTGGGGTTCACCCTGGCCGAGATTTCGCGGCACGCGGACACGCTGAGCCCGGCGCCTTCGGACGCACCGGCGGTGTCGGAGCTGGTCGCGGCGAAGCTCCGGCTGATCGACGCGCGGATCGCGGAGCTGGCCGCGCTGCGGGCCGAACTCGCCGGCCGGGTCGGTACCGACTGCCCGATGCGGCCGATACCTCGACCACCGGGCGGCTCGGCACGGTCGGGTGGACCGGCTTGCCCGACGGCTTAG
- a CDS encoding DUF4177 domain-containing protein produces the protein MQKWEYQTVPLLVHATKQILDNWGSDGWELVAVIPGPNPESLVAYLKRPVEQS, from the coding sequence ATGCAGAAGTGGGAATACCAGACGGTGCCGCTGTTGGTGCACGCCACCAAGCAGATCCTGGACAACTGGGGCTCCGACGGCTGGGAGCTCGTCGCGGTGATTCCGGGACCGAACCCGGAGAGCCTCGTCGCCTACCTCAAGCGGCCCGTGGAGCAGTCCTGA
- a CDS encoding RidA family protein, which produces MMGTVADRLAELGLTVPEVAAPVAAYVPALVDGDLVYVSGQLPVVAGELAGTGKVGAEVSTDAAAALARTCAVNCVAALASVVDLERVRQIVKVTGYVASAPGFTDQPLVVNGASELFGAVFGPAGQHARAAVGVAELPKGAPVEIDVIARIAP; this is translated from the coding sequence CTGATGGGCACGGTCGCGGACCGGCTGGCCGAGCTGGGCCTCACCGTGCCGGAGGTCGCCGCGCCGGTGGCGGCGTACGTACCGGCGCTGGTCGACGGCGACCTGGTGTACGTGTCGGGTCAGCTGCCGGTGGTCGCCGGCGAGCTGGCCGGCACCGGCAAGGTCGGCGCCGAGGTGTCCACCGACGCGGCCGCCGCGCTGGCCCGGACCTGCGCGGTGAACTGCGTCGCGGCGCTGGCGTCGGTGGTCGACCTGGAACGGGTCCGGCAGATCGTCAAGGTGACCGGGTACGTCGCCTCGGCGCCGGGCTTCACCGACCAGCCGCTGGTCGTGAACGGGGCGAGTGAACTGTTCGGCGCGGTGTTCGGGCCGGCCGGGCAGCACGCCCGCGCCGCGGTCGGGGTGGCCGAGCTGCCGAAGGGTGCCCCGGTCGAGATCGACGTGATCGCCCGAATCGCGCCCTGA
- a CDS encoding MBL fold metallo-hydrolase → MTGSATTPLADLPGWVRLFRAPNPGPMTLTGTNSWVLRAPGHDTCVVVDPGPADEAHLAALAAQQPQLTLITHDHPDHVEGLDRFRELAPTTRLHRPSAGAADGETLRAAGLTVEIVATPGHTTESTCYLVSCGDERLILTGDTVLGAGTTVVMWPDGDLGAYLASLERLRDLGAGLPVLPGHGPALADCAAAAGFYLAHRRARLDQVRAALADGAGDVDAVLARVYPDIAPDVRPAAELTVRAQLAHLGVGWPDRPRSGGPASHQPAREREHNPPFEPLDRT, encoded by the coding sequence TTGACCGGTTCAGCGACGACCCCACTGGCCGACTTGCCCGGATGGGTCCGGCTGTTCCGGGCACCGAATCCCGGCCCGATGACGCTCACCGGGACCAATTCCTGGGTGCTGCGGGCCCCGGGGCACGACACCTGCGTCGTCGTCGATCCCGGGCCGGCGGACGAGGCCCACCTGGCGGCACTGGCCGCGCAGCAGCCGCAGCTGACCCTGATCACGCACGACCATCCGGACCACGTCGAGGGGCTGGACCGGTTCCGCGAGCTGGCGCCGACCACCCGGCTGCACCGACCTTCGGCCGGCGCGGCGGACGGCGAGACCCTGCGGGCCGCCGGGCTGACGGTCGAGATCGTCGCGACGCCGGGCCACACCACCGAATCGACCTGCTACCTGGTGAGCTGCGGCGACGAGCGGTTGATCCTGACCGGTGACACCGTGCTCGGCGCCGGCACCACCGTGGTGATGTGGCCGGACGGCGATCTCGGCGCTTACCTGGCGAGCCTGGAGCGGCTCCGCGATCTCGGCGCCGGCCTGCCCGTACTGCCCGGGCACGGGCCGGCGCTCGCCGACTGCGCCGCGGCCGCGGGCTTCTACCTGGCGCACCGGCGGGCCCGGCTCGACCAGGTGCGTGCGGCGCTCGCGGACGGCGCGGGCGACGTCGACGCGGTGCTGGCGCGGGTCTATCCGGACATCGCGCCGGACGTACGGCCGGCCGCCGAGCTGACCGTCCGCGCGCAGCTCGCGCACCTGGGCGTGGGGTGGCCGGACCGGCCGCGGTCCGGCGGTCCCGCTTCGCACCAGCCGGCACGTGAGCGGGAACACAATCCACCCTTCGAGCCGTTGGACCGCACGTGA